The following coding sequences are from one Anabas testudineus chromosome 16, fAnaTes1.2, whole genome shotgun sequence window:
- the trpv6 gene encoding transient receptor potential cation channel subfamily V member 6 has translation MSPSLARSAPRELNHWWSQLRFRLQNKKGWNEMLNETFLLHAKIINDVPLFYAAKNNSVDCIKKLLSFSSTNIFERGALGETALHVAVMNDNLGAAIALMDGAPELINEPMTSELFQGVTPLHIAVVNQNINLVQHLIKRGGDVATPRVTGLYFRKRIGGLIYFGEHILSFAACAGNQEIISMLLDAGASTRVQDYRGNTVLHILVLQPNKMTACQVMDLIMARDGEMDQSVPLDMVPNFRGLTPFKMAAKEGNTVAFQHLVNKRRVFQWNLGPLTSHLYDLTEIDSWADDMSVLELIVCSQKREARRILELTPVRQLVSLKWNLYGKHYFRLLLLVYLLYIGTFTLCCVFRPLKDIPENYTHSERDKTIRIQKRLNESYVTHSDNVRLAGEIISVLGAFAILLLEIPDMLRVGAKLYFGQTALGGPFHVILISYACLVVLLCVFRACEVQGEAVVMAVCLVLGWCNVMFFARGFEMLGPYVIMIQKILFGDLARFMWLIVIVLIAFSTSLWIVYMTQEPGSIPAYTSFPITLFSEFELSVGLIDLPVDQTIFTPAIVNVLHTAFSVVSYILLLNLLIAMMSDTHWRVAQERNELWRTQVVATTLMLERRLPRCLWPRLGVCGLNYGLKERWYLRVEDRNDPKMQKMRRYVKAFSREDEKEKVGFEKTDKMKKSTSVNAPVRSKNSGKSKASLSGWQMIRLSALGYEMEREYQGEDDDIKYV, from the exons ATGTCTCCATCTCTGGCCAGATCGGCTCCGAGAGAGCTCAACCATTGGTGGAGCCAACTGAGGTTTCGCCTTCAAAACAAGAAAGGATGGAACGAGATGCTAAATGAGACGTTTCTGCTCCACGCAAAAAT CATAAATGACGTTCCTCTTTTCTACGCGgctaaaaacaacagtgttgaCTGTATCAAGAAGCTGCTAAGCTTTTCATCCACTAATATCTTTGAGAGAG GTGCTCTTGGGGAGACGGCGCTTCATGTGGCTGTGATGAATGACAACCTGGGGGCAGCTATAGCTCTAATGGACGGAGCTCCTGAACTCATCAACGAGCCCATGACCTCTGAGCTTTTCCAAG GTGTTACTCCTCTTCACATTGCTGTGGTTAACCAGAACATCAATCTGGTCCAACACCTCATTAAACGTGGTGGTGATGTGGCTACGCCTCGAGTCACCGGCTTGTACTTCAGGAAGAGGATAGGAGGACTTATATATTTCG GTGAGCACATCCTGTCTTTTGCTGCGTGTGCTGGGAACCAGGAAATTATCTCCATGCTACTCGATGCAGGAGCCAGCACCAGAGTCCAGGATTACCGAG GCAACACAGTGCTTCACATTTTGGTTCTGCAGCCCAACAAGATGACTGCGTGCCAAGTCATGGACCTCATTATGGCACGCGATGGAGAGATGGACCAGTCAGTGCCACTTGACATGGTGCCCAACTTCCGAGGCCTTACACCTTTTAAAATGGCTGCCAAAGAAGGAAACACTGTG gcATTTCAGCACCTGGTTAATAAAAGACGTGTATTCCAGTGGAATCTGGGTCCTCTGACCTCTCACCTGTACGACCTGACGGAGATCGATTCGTGGGCTGACGACATGTCGGTGCTGGAGCTTATTGTGTGCAGTCAGAAGAGAGAG GCGAGGAGGATACTGGAGCTGACCCCTGTGAGGCAGCTGGTCAGTCTCAAGTGGAATCTGTATGGAAAACATTACTTCAG gctgctgctgctcgtgTACCTGCTGTATATTGGGACCTTCacactgtgttgtgtatttCGCCCTCTGAAGGATATCCCAGAGAACTACACTCATTCAGAAAGGGACAAAACCATCCGCATCCAGAAAAGACTCAAT GAGAGTTATGTGACTCATAGCGACAATGTGCGGCTGGCAGGTGAGATCATCAGCGTCCTGGGAGCGTTTGCCATCCTGTTGCTGGAG ATTCCTGACATGCTTAGAGTGGGAGCAAAGCTCTACTTTGGCCAGACAGCGCTGGGGGGTCCCTTTCATGTCATCCT TATCAGCTATGCCTGCTTGGTGGTGCTGCTCTGCGTATTCAGAGCCTGTGAAGTGCAGGGAGAGGCCGTGGTGATGGCAGTGTGTTTAGTTCTCGGTTGGTGCAACGTCATGTTCTTCGCTCGAGGTTTTGAAATGCTCGGCCCTTATGTCATCATGATACAAAAG ATTTTATTTGGAGACCTGGCGAGATTTATGTGGCTGATTGTCATTGTTCTCATTGCTTTTTCCACCT CCCTGTGGATTGTGTACATGACCCAGGAGCCTGGGTCGATCCCTGCATACACCTCTTTCCCCATCACTCTGTTCTCCGAGTTTGAGCTCAGTGTGGGCCTCATAGATCTGCCTGTGGACCAGACCATCTTTACACCTGCTATTGTTAACGTGTTGCACACTGCCTTCTCTGTGGTCTCTTACATCCTTCTGCTAAATCTGCTAATAGCCATGATGAGTGACACACACTGGAGGGTAGCTCAAGAGAGAAATGAGCTCTGGAGAACCCAG GTGGTGGCCACAACTTTGATGTTGGAGAGGAGGCTGCCCCGCTGCCTGTGGCCTCGGCTCGGTGTATGTGGACTAAACTATGGCCTGAAGGAGCGCTGGTATCTCAG GGTTGAGGACAGAAATGACCCAAAAATGCAAAAGATGAGACGATACGTCAAGGCCTTCTCCAGAGAGGATGAAAAGGAGAAGGTGGGATTTGAGAAGACTGACAAGATGAAGAAGTCGACCTCAGTAAACGCTCCTGTCAGATCTAAAAACAGTGGAAAGTCCAAGGCGAGTCTCTCAGGGTGGCAGATGATTCGCCTCAGCGCTCTGGGTTATGAGATGGAGCGGGAATACCAGGGCGAGGATGACGACATTAAATATGTCTAG
- the zgc:92606 gene encoding gamma-aminobutyric acid receptor-associated protein-like 1: MGSQYQRSVPLEVRRAEGERVRAKHPDKIPIIVERAQRSRAPELDKKKYLVPSDLTVGQLCFLIRQRVSLRPEEALFFFVHNSLPPSSSPLSAVYEEHHEEDLFLYMTYSNESVYGA, from the exons atggGCAGTCAGTACCAGCGTTCAGTACCACTAGAGGtgaggagagcagagggagagagagttcGGGCCAAGCATCCTGATAAGATACCG ATCATTGTAGAGAGGGCCCAGAGGTCACGAGCTCCTGAACTGGACAAGAAGAAATACCTAGTGCCCTCAGATCTAACAG tgggtCAGTTGTGCTTTCTGATTCGCCAGCGTGTGTCTTTGAGACCAGAGGAGGCACTCTTCTTCTTCGTTCACAACTCCCTTCCCCCATCCAGCTCCCCCCTTTCTGCCGTATATGAG GAACACCACGAAGAGGACCTGTTTCTCTACATGACCTATAGCAATGAGAGCGTGTACGGTGCCTAA
- the si:dkey-26c10.5 gene encoding C-type lectin domain family 9 member A isoform X1, translated as MEMQEIPTEKEKSKDDEGASEPALEVKTEGASEPALEVKSEPEGKTKEEAEPDHYSKLQTPSENVYSEAYYGDAPLKTKQEDKQPEGNARLYRFGCLILALICLVLLLVVIILSVKLQNDSTLCPEKQETTTTDTESISISSSCSCEQCESKCSKLQRTHLGCQQCADGWLTYGRSCFYLSTVRLSWDESQRNCTARGASLAVITTKSVQNLLTKRGNLKYWIGLRNNGQKWTWVNGTDLQESYWAEYKSSGDCGILDSSDPPEKNWLKTSCQAYTYFICHLQY; from the exons atggagatgCAGGAGATCCccacagagaaggaaaaaagcaaagatgaTGAAGGTGCAAGTGAACCAGCGCTGGAGGTGAAAACTGAAGGAGCAAGTGAACCAGCGCTGGAGGTTAAAAGTGAACCAGAGGGGAAAACTAAAG AGGAAGCAGAGCCTGATCACTATTCTAAACTACAAACTCCCTCAGAAAATGTCTACTCTGAAGCTTATTATGGGGACGCTCcacttaaaacaaaacaagaag ACAAGCAGCCTGAGGGAAATGCACGTCTGTACCGCTTTGGGTGTTTAATCCTCGCTTTAATCTGCCTGGTCCTGCTGCTGGTTGTCATTATCCTCAGTGTGAAAC TCCAAAATGACTCCACACTCTGCccagagaaacaggaaacaacaacaacagacacagaaagcaTCTCAATTTCTTCATCCTGCAGCTGCGAGCAATGCGAATCCAAGTGCAGCAAACTTCAACGCACAC aTCTCGGCTGCCAGCAGTGTGCAGACGGCTGGCTGACTTACGGCCgatcatgtttttatctgtccACCGTCAGGCTGAGCTGGGATGAGAGCCAGAGGAACTGCACCGCTAGAGGAGCATCTCTGGCTGTCATCACCACCAAGAGTGTGCAG AATTTACTGACTAAAAGGGGAAACCTGAAATACTGGATTGGGCTGAGAAACAATGGGCAGAAATGGACCTGGGTCAATGGCACTGATCTGCAAGAGAG CTACTGGGCAGAATATAAATCCTCAGGTGATTGTGGGATCCTGGACAGCAGTGATCCACCAGAGAAGAACTGGTTGAAAACATCCTGCCAAGCCTACACCTACTTCATCTGTCATCTGCAGTACTGA
- the si:dkey-26c10.5 gene encoding early activation antigen CD69 isoform X2: MYIKFCRSYGEDKKDDVKENLKLSVELKEEKDKQPEGNARLYRFGCLILALICLVLLLVVIILSVKLQNDSTLCPEKQETTTTDTESISISSSCSCEQCESKCSKLQRTHLGCQQCADGWLTYGRSCFYLSTVRLSWDESQRNCTARGASLAVITTKSVQNLLTKRGNLKYWIGLRNNGQKWTWVNGTDLQESYWAEYKSSGDCGILDSSDPPEKNWLKTSCQAYTYFICHLQY, encoded by the exons ATGTATATCAAATTCTGTCGCAGTTATGGTGAGGATAAAAAAGATGATGTCAAGGAAAACTTGAAATTATCGGTTGAACTGAAGGAAGAGAAAG ACAAGCAGCCTGAGGGAAATGCACGTCTGTACCGCTTTGGGTGTTTAATCCTCGCTTTAATCTGCCTGGTCCTGCTGCTGGTTGTCATTATCCTCAGTGTGAAAC TCCAAAATGACTCCACACTCTGCccagagaaacaggaaacaacaacaacagacacagaaagcaTCTCAATTTCTTCATCCTGCAGCTGCGAGCAATGCGAATCCAAGTGCAGCAAACTTCAACGCACAC aTCTCGGCTGCCAGCAGTGTGCAGACGGCTGGCTGACTTACGGCCgatcatgtttttatctgtccACCGTCAGGCTGAGCTGGGATGAGAGCCAGAGGAACTGCACCGCTAGAGGAGCATCTCTGGCTGTCATCACCACCAAGAGTGTGCAG AATTTACTGACTAAAAGGGGAAACCTGAAATACTGGATTGGGCTGAGAAACAATGGGCAGAAATGGACCTGGGTCAATGGCACTGATCTGCAAGAGAG CTACTGGGCAGAATATAAATCCTCAGGTGATTGTGGGATCCTGGACAGCAGTGATCCACCAGAGAAGAACTGGTTGAAAACATCCTGCCAAGCCTACACCTACTTCATCTGTCATCTGCAGTACTGA